The following proteins come from a genomic window of Ictalurus furcatus strain D&B chromosome 26, Billie_1.0, whole genome shotgun sequence:
- the cdc37 gene encoding hsp90 co-chaperone Cdc37: protein MTTIDYSVWDHIEVSDDEDDTHPNIDTPSLFRWRHQARVERMEAFQKKGVDLEKSLSEAKKKLLEAQLRVKELEGVSTDEAKKKLEAAKNQEKQLRKEERSCEKKLEEHRREEKKMPWNVDTLSKEGFSKSVLNVKPVKEETEEEKEQKHKTFVEKYEKQIKHFGMLRRWDDSQKFLSDNPHLVCEETANYLVIMCIDLEVEEKHALMEQVAHQTIVMQFILELAKSLKVDPRGCFRQFFSKIKTADQQYQDAFNDELESFKERVRGRAKIRIEKAMKEYEEEEKNKRLGPGGLDPVEVYDSLPPEMQKCFDEKDVQMLQDAISKLDPTEAKYHMKRCIDSGLWVPNSRTDDDGEKEEEKEEEPQYEEVKTGDAQ from the exons ATGACCACCATCGACTACAGCGTGTGGGATCATATCGAGGTGTCGGACGATGAAGATGATACTCACCCCAATATCGACACCCCCAGCCTGTTCAGGTGGAGACACCag gcTCGAGTGGAGCGAATGGAGGCTTTCCAGAAGAAAGGGGTGGATCTAGAGAAGAGTCTATCAGAGGCCAAGAAGAAGTTGTTGGAGGCTCAGCTCAGGGTGAAGGAGCTGGAGGGGGTGAGTACGGACGAGGCCAAGAAGAAGCTGGAGGCGGCCAAGAACCAGGAGAAGCAGCTGCGCAAGGAGGAGAGGAGCTGTGAGAAGAAGCTGGAGGAGCACCgcagagaggagaagaagatgCCCTGGAATGTAGATACACTCAGCAAGGAAGGATTTAGCAAG AGTGTGTTGAACGTAAAGCCGGTGAAGGAGGAGACTGAGGAGGAAAAGGAGCAGAAGCACAAGACCTTTGTGGAGAAATATGAGAAACAGATAAAGCACtttg gaatgCTGAGACGTTGGGATGATAGTCAGAAGTTCCTGTCTGATAATCCTCACCTGGTGTGTGAGGAGACAGCAAACTATCTGGTTATCATGTGCATTGAcctggaggtggaggag aaacatGCTCTCATGGAGCAGGTGGCCCATCAGACCATCGTTATGCAGTTCATCTTGGAACTCGCTAAAAGCCTGAAGGTCGACCCCAGAGGCTGCTTCCGCCAGTTCTTCTCCAAGATCAAG ACGGCAGATCAGCAGTATCAGGACGCCTTTAATGATGAGTTGGAGTCGTTTAAAGAGCGCGTACGCGGCCGGGCGAAGATCCGCATCGAGAAAGCTATGAAGGAgtacgaggaggaggagaagaataaACGCCTCGGACCTGGAGGTCTCGACCCTGTGGAGGTGTACGACAGCCTGCccccg GAAATGCAGAAGTGCTTTGATGAAAAAGATGTCCAGATGTTACAGGATGCCATCAGCAAATTGGACCCCACG gaagcgAAGTACCACATGAAGCGCTGCATAGATTCGGGTCTGTGGGTGCCGAATTCACGGACAGACGATgacggagagaaagaggaggagaaggaggaggagcctCAGTATGAGGAAGTCAAGACAGGAGATGCTCAGtga
- the LOC128602423 gene encoding V-set and immunoglobulin domain-containing protein 1-like produces the protein MEVCVFASLFTVLCMGLYGKSTYAECTYPTLSPPSLLVEYGDPAEVNCSIPNKPVTQYKLGWESKTSSNSTVSETSVVWKVDKLTNWEEVEGLKCYLTVIDIENQCMSNVTLTIYKKPDSVTLRSVSDVWVEAHQTELRCEIENIGPGYNLGVRWSRADPKHGNNFTQFSETSFPDLKKEMRSVNKTVNLAVTPSREDDGVQYQCAAVLNLDKDKVYTSEPINITVHYKPNIAQPLDEGLSVPEGESLMINCSADGNPSPHYKWTVLNNTIISNSSIIIISSVHKEDQGQYTCTAYNSLGNTTRIVTVTVIADNWTYSITGGVLAAIITVLACGVVCWVFYRRTRMGQYILTRLMSHRHNGHVGHKAEDQGL, from the exons atggaagtgtgtgttttcGCTTCATTATTCACAGTATTGTGCATGGGACTGTATGGGAAATCTACATACGCAG AATGTACCTATCCTACTCTCTCTCCACCGTCTCTGCTGGTGGAGTATGGAGACCCTGCTGAAGTGAACTGCTCCATACCGAACAAACCTGTGACACAATACAAACTGGGCTGGGAGTCTAAAACATCATCGAACAGTACAGTCAGTGAGACGAGTGTGGTGTGGAAGGTGGACAAGCTGACGAACTGGGAGGAAGTTGAAGGACTCAAGTGTTATTTGACAGTGATAGACATAGAAAATCAATGTATGAGTAATGTAACTCTCACCATTTACA agAAGCCAGACAGTGTTACACTGAGGTCTGTGTCTGATGTGTGGGTAGAAGCACATCAGACAGAGCTGAGGTGTGAGATTGAGAACATCGGACCTGGATATAACCTCGGTGTACGCTGGAGCAGAGCAGATCCGAAACACGGCAATAATTTCACACAATTCAGTGAAACGTCGTTCCCAGACCTGAAAAAGGAGATGAGGAGTGTGAACAAGACAGTGAACCTAGCCGTTACACCCAGCCGTGAGGACGATGGAGTACAGTATCAGTGTGCAGCTGTGCTGAATCTGGACAAAGACAAAGTGTACACATCAGAACCAATCAACATCACTGTACACT ataaaCCAAACATAGCACAGCCTTTAGACGAGGGTCTATCAGTACCTGAAGGTGAAAGCCTGATGATAAACTGCTCAGCAGATGGAAACCCCAGCCCTCATTATAAGTGGACTGTACTTAATAACACAATCATCTCAAactcctccatcatcatcatcagcagtgtCCATAAAGAAGACCAGGGTCAGTACACCTGCACCGCCTACAATTCCCTGGGCAATACAACAAGGATCGTGACTGTAACGGTTATAG cGGACAACTGGACATACAGCATCACTGGTGGGGTATTAGCGGCCATCATAACAGTGTTAGCGTGTGGCGTTGTGTGCTGGGTGTTTTACCGACGCACACGCATGGGTCAATACATCCTGACGCGGCTGATGTCCCACAGGCACAACGGCCATGTGGGCCACAAGGCTGAGGACCAAGGACTGTAG